A single window of Crassostrea angulata isolate pt1a10 chromosome 8, ASM2561291v2, whole genome shotgun sequence DNA harbors:
- the LOC128161291 gene encoding toll-like receptor 4, protein MKLNFGMDLVRNLLSSFCVLTLLLIYTDCCEDQNACNCTVVQGTFFADCSNLGLNKSPVFWPNVTNINLSHNKLTYLPLESTLPSNLTFLDLSYNEIKHILNKTFKGLWKLSDLRLNGNKLGVPVNLDRNAFADLENIKHLDLSNNPELTFRIMPILTYGLRNSPIEILRLNKIHCTFGPSTEFRVDDLRYLKNTSLKELHISSNRLEIVEERAVGYLPQTIKRVSIADNNLTFGLYLLELFFLKNLEWINASMQHMSHNPREVLKSFFFFSCNNKRRDNSEESTSETANKPLRYLTNFQKQEFSSSRMNYTFPVPYNLKTLFMNKSGLGYSIPEIRFTRNNIENLYTQGNSLRSWIGPVRSLENLKRLDMSNNFCTSVSDYFFQHLNSIVELYLNNNLLGFSLASDREGKIFRYLNTLSHLELKGNKIASLPTAVFVNLTNLKYLDLSNNLLTSIDFNISHLKSLTYLNLSSNQIQYLSDSTMDAFDQHSNQAPITLSFSNNPFLCECKTLKFLHWMDQEKNSSKIHLNNFNEYTCRKEGKLIKFVDIQQHIKELEKECASYRTLIFVVTSCILLFLFILTTGLVYRYRWRLRYFYYMTKSRYHGYKSVRGEDEQTDFKYDAFVSYADKDLRFVQQMTSKLEGEKGIRLCIHHRDFVPGYDIAENIITAINKSRKTILILSPNFIESEWCMYELHIAKMEEIYNRDNENVLFLICYEEIPAPKIPLSIMDVIHQKSYLEFPNDEYGNTVFWDKLHAAIV, encoded by the coding sequence GTATGGATTTGGTTCGTAATCTTCTGAGCAGTTTCTGTGTCCTGACATTACTGTTGATATACACAGACTGTTGCGAAGACCAAAATGCTTGCAACTGTACTGTGGTTCAGGGAACTTTTTTCGCAGACTGCTCCAACCTAGGTCTCAACAAATCGCCTGTGTTTTGGCCGAACGTGACCAACATCAATCTTAGCCACAATAAATTAACATACTTACCTCTAGAGTCAACTCTTCCTTCTAATTTAACTTTTTTGGATCTTTCGTACAATGAaataaagcatattttaaacaaaacattcaaGGGACTATGGAAGCTTTCTGATCTTCGATTGAATGGTAATAAACTTGGAGTGCCTGTAAATCTAGATAGGAACGCTTTTGCAGACTTAGAGAACATAAAGCACCTGGATTTGTCTAACAATCCCGAACTCACTTTCCGGATAATGCCGATCTTAACATACGGGTTAAGAAACTCTCCAATTGAAATTCTTCgcttaaataaaatccattgtACATTTGGGCCGAGTACAGAATTCAGGGTAGATGATTTGAGATATCTTAAAAACACCAGCCTAAAAGAACTCCATATATCGAGCAATAGGCTAGAAATAGTCGAAGAAAGAGCTGTAGGCTATTTGCCTCAAACAATTAAAAGAGTGTCGATTGCCGATAACAACCTCACATTTGGATTGTATCTTTTGGAACTCTTCTTTCTAAAAAATCTAGAATGGATCAACGCCTCTATGCAGCATATGTCCCACAATCCTCGAGAAGTTTTGAAGTCGTTCTTCTTCTTTTCGTGCAATAACAAGAGAAGAGACAATTCAGAAGAATCGACTTCTGAAACAGCAAACAAGCCCTTGAGATATTTAACCAATTTTCAGAAACAAGAATTTTCTTCCTCAAGAATGAATTATACTTTTCCAGTCCCatataatttgaaaacattGTTCATGAATAAGAGTGGACTTGGATATTCTATTCCAGAAATAAGATTTACAAGAAATAATATAGAAAATTTATATACGCAAGGTAACAGTCTACGGTCTTGGATCGGTCCAGTAAGGTCTCTAGAAAATCTTAAAAGATTAGATATGTCGAACAACTTTTGCACTTCTGTGTCAGATTacttttttcaacatttaaattcaattgtCGAATTATatttgaacaataatttgttggGATTTAGTCTTGCCTCAGATAGAGAGGGGAAAATCTTCAGATATCTGAACACCTTGAGTCATTTGGAACTGAAAGGAAACAAAATTGCAAGTCTACCGACAGCTGTTTTTGTAAATCTTACAAATCTTAAATATTTAGACTTGAGCAATAATCTATTGACCTCCATTGACTTTAACATTAGTCATTTGAAATCGTTGACCTATTTGAATCTATCATCCAATCAAATCCAATATCTATCTGATTCAACAATGGATGCTTTCGACCAGCATTCGAATCAAGCACCTATAACGTTAAGCTTTTCGAACAATCCATTTCTGTGCGAATGCAAAACCCTCAAGTTTTTGCACTGGATGGATCAAGAAAAGAACTCTAGTAAAATTCACTTgaacaattttaatgaatacaCATGCAGGAAAGAAGGAAAACTCATAAAATTTGTTGACATTCAACAACATATCAAAGAACTGGAAAAGGAGTGTGCCTCTTACAGAACTCTGATATTTGTTGTGACATCCTGTATCCTTCTCTTCCTCTTCATTCTGACAACAGGATTGGTTTACAGGTATAGGTGGAGATTGCGATATTTCTACTACATGACAAAAAGTCGATATCACGGATATAAGTCTGTGCGAGGTGAGGACGAGCAAACGGATTTCAAATATGATGCATTTGTTTCCTACGCCGATAAAGATTTAAGGTTCGTCCAGCAAATGACATCTAAGTTGGAGGGAGAGAAGGGTATCCGTTTGTGTATCCATCACCGTGATTTTGTTCCTGGGTACGATATTGCTGAGAACATAATCACCGCCATTAACAAAAGCAGGAAAACGATTCTTATCTTATCACCTAATTTCATCGAATCTGAGTGGTGTATGTATGAACTACATATTGCCAAAATGGAAGAGATATACAATAGAGACAATGAGAACGTCTTATTCCTGATTTGCTACGAGGAAATTCCTGCACCGAAGATTCCGCTTTCCATCATGGACGTCATTCATCAAAAGTCGTACCTAGAGTTTCCTAATGATGAGTATGGTAACACAGTGTTTTGGGATAAACTTCATGCGGCTATTGTATAG
- the LOC128161609 gene encoding neuronal acetylcholine receptor subunit beta-2-like codes for MNQVNTVVLLHAVLHCHFTSADSIKNYLFEHYSASMKPRRNQNELVEIDIAMTIQTVLKVDERFQYISFYGWFEVQWRDEFLMWNETVYQGIKKISVPYQHVWVPDISMYYSEEHIHDLGVHPFVSVTSQGHVTWFPGAKYTVQCYLKVKKFPFDRQKCSIVVAAWQTTDWMQKLVPRARSVNEVKGIAENGEWEFQNFTYEENYDAEFDLTKIVYTLEFQRRYRYFLLCTIMPIVILSVLNSLTFLIPVESGERITYCLTLFLTFTVFLTLFDQTMPRNSIDVPYITVFVSFHLFLCVISTMVSILTISSKRGQECDSRDTQIVPLESQGEDLHLGEVNADGKRSGSSGKNYLRRTLKM; via the exons ATGAACCAAGTGAACACTGTCGTTCTCTTGCATGCGGTTCTCCACTGTCACTTCACATCAGCGGACTcaataaagaattatttgtttGAACACTACAGCGCCAGCATGAAGCCCCGTAGAAACCAAAACGAACTGGTGGAAATCGACATTGCGATGACAATCCAGACAGTTCTTAAAGTGGACGAGCGTTTTCAATACATTTCTTTTTACGGCTGGTTCGAAGTTCAGTGGCGAGACGAATTTCTCATGTGGAACGAAACGGTATACCAAGGCATCAAGAAAATCAGTGTGCCTTATCAACATGTGTGGGTCCCAGACATATCCATGTATTACTCCGAGGAACACATCCATGACCTTGGAGTCCATCCCTTCGTGTCTGTCACGTCTCAAGGTCATGTGACCTGGTTTCCAGGGGCGAAATACACCGTACAGTGTTACCTCAAGGTAAAGAAATTCCCATTTGATAGGCAAAAATGCAGCATTGTTGTTGCAGCATGGCAGACGACTGATTGGATGCAAAAGTTGGTACCCCGAGCCCGGTCAGTGAACGAGGTAAAGGGGATTGCCGAAAATGGAGAGTGGGAATTCCAAAATTTTACATACGAAGAGAATTATGATGCCGAGTTTGACCTTACAAAGATAGTGTACACTCTGGAATTTCAAAGAAGATATCGATACTTTTTATTGTGTACAATTATGCCAATTGTTATTCTCTCCGTGCTCAATTCCTTAACGTTCCTAATCCCTGTAGAATCTGGAGAAAGGATTACGTACTGTTTGACTTTGTTTCTGACCTTCACCGTGTTCCTGACCTTGTTTGACCAGACAATGCCACGCAACTCTATCGATGTTCCCTATATAACTGTGTTCGTgagttttcatctttttctctGCGTCATTTCGACAATGGTGTCTATTCTAACCATTTCATCAAAACGAGGACAGGAGTGTGATAGCAGAGATACCCAGATTGTTCCGCTAGAAAGTCAGGGCGAAGACTTGCACCTAGGGGAGGTCAATGCCGACGGAAAACGGAGTGGAAGTTCAGGGAAGAACTACCTTAGGAGGacattaaaaa TGTAA
- the LOC128161608 gene encoding toll-like receptor 4, which yields MDLVHILWRTYILTLLLEYTNCCTDQHLCRCTVVQGTLYADCSHLGLRSSPLFWSNVTSINLSHNILTQIPRPQSLPSNLTYLDLSYNAIKCIENNTFKGLWKLSDLRLNGNKIGMPDNLDRNVFADLKNIKHLDLSDNPELTFRIMPILTYGLRKSTIEILRLNKIHCTFGSSTELRRNDLKNLKYTNLTEIHLSSNRLEMVEQGAIISLPQTIRKVSVGDNNLVFGLYLLELFFLNKLEWINATLQDMSHSPEEVLRSFLFFSCNNRRRIYQDNSTIETMKTSFCNLDTFQKSLWVKLGIFQGFSSTKINYTFPVPPKLKTLFLNESNLGYTIPAISFMKNSIENIYMQGNLLQSWIGPIRTLGNLKRLNLSNNVCSKVDRDFFQHLNSLTELYLNNNLLGFNLALDKEGKIFRNLTTLRLLELKENRIANLPKAVFVNLYNLEHLDLSDNILMAIEFNIENLRSLTYLDLSSNRIQSLSGSTMDKLDQHAVQTITTLSLMNNPILCQCKTLNFLKWMVMGGHSRNIRFKNLKEYTCTKAGTVIKFGQIKQHIKELEKECASYKTLIFVVASCILLFLFILTTGLVYRYRWRLRYFYYMTKSRYHGYKSVRSEDEQTDFKYDAFVSYAEKDLRFVQQMISKLEGDKGIRLCIHHRDFVPGYDIAENIITAINKSRKTIVILSPNFIQSDWCMYELHIAKMEEIYKRDNEDVLFLVCYEEIPAENIPLSIMDVIHQKSYLEFPDDEYGNTVFWDKLHEALF from the coding sequence atGGATTTAGTCCACATTCTTTGGAGAACCTATATTCTGACATTATTGTTGGAGTACACAAACTGTTGCACAGACCAACACCTTTGTCGCTGTACTGTGGTTCAAGGAACACTTTATGCAGATTGTTCCCATCTCGGTCTCAGAAGCTCGCCCCTGTTTTGGTCGAACGTGACCAGTATTAATCTTAGCCATAATATATTAACACAAATTCCTCGACCACAGTCTCTTCCTTCTAATCTTACTTATTTGGATCTTTCCTACAATGCAATAAAGTGTATCGAGAACAACACATTCAAGGGGCTGTGGAAGCTTTCCGATCTGCGATTGAATGGTAATAAAATTGGAATGCCTGATAATCTAGATAGAAATGTTTTTGCagacttaaaaaatataaagcacCTGGATTTGTCCGACAATCCGGAACTCACCTTCCGGATTATGCCAATCTTAACGTATGGGTTGAGAAAATCTACAATTGAAATTCTGCGGTTAAATAAAATACACTGTACATTTGGATCAAGTACAGAGCTAAgaagaaatgatttaaagaaTCTAAAATACACCAATCTAACAGAAATTCATCTATCGAGCAACCGACTTGAAATGGTTGAACAAGGAGCAATCATTTCTTTGCCTCAAACCATTCGAAAGGTGTCAGTAGGTGACAATAATCTCGTTTTTGGATTGTATCTTTTAGAGCTGTTTTTCCTGAATAAGCTAGAATGGATAAATGCCACTCTACAAGATATGTCCCATAGCCCAGAGGAAGTTTTAAGatcatttttattcttttccTGTAACAATAGGAGAAGGATTTATCAAGATAATTCAACAATTGAAACAATGAAGACATCCTTTTGCAATCTGGATACTTTTCAGAAATCACTTTGGGTGAAGTTGGGTATTTTTCAGGGATTTTcctctacaaaaattaattatactTTTCCAGTTCCAcctaaattaaaaacattatttttgaatgaaaGTAATCTTGGATATACTATCCCAGCGAtaagttttatgaaaaatagtatagaaaatatttatatgcaaGGTAACCTCTTACAGTCGTGGATTGGACCAATTAGAACTTTAGGGAATCTCAAAAGATTGAATTTGTCGAACAATGTTTGCTCCAAAGTGGATAGAGACTTTTTTCAACACTTGAATTCTCTTACTGAATTGTACCTGAATAATAATTTGCTCGGATTTAATCTCGCACTGGATAAAGAAGGAAAAATCTTCAGAAACTTGACAACTCTGAGACTTTTGGAACTAAAGGAAAACAGAATAGCAAATTTGCCTAAGGCTGTTTTTGTGAATCTTTATAATCTGGAACATTTAGACTTGAGTGATAACATACTGATGGCCATTGAATTCAACATTGAAAATTTGAGATCACTAACATATTTAGATCTATCATCCAATCGAATTCAATCCCTGTCTGGTTCCACAATGGACAAGTTGGACCAACACGCAGTACAAACCATTACCACTTTAAGCCTTATGAACAATCCAATTTTGTGCCAATGTAAAactcttaattttttaaagtggatGGTTATGGGAGGACATTCGAGGAATATACGGTTTAAGAATTTAAAAGAGTACACATGTACGAAAGCGGGAACGGTCATAAAATTTGGTCAAATTAAACAACATATCAAAGAACTGGAAAAGGAGTGTGCCTCTTACAAAACTCTGATATTTGTTGTGGCATCCTGTATCCTCCTCTTCCTCTTCATTCTGACAACAGGATTGGTTTACAGGTATAGGTGGAGATTGCGATATTTCTACTACATGACAAAAAGTCGATATCATGGATATAAGTCTGTGCGCAGCGAAGACGAGCAAACGGATTTCAAATATGATGCATTTGTTTCCTACGCCGAAAAAGATTTAAGGTTTGTTCAGCAAATGATATCAAAGTTGGAGGGAGATAAGGGTATCCGTTTGTGTATCCATCACCGTGATTTTGTCCCTGGGTACGACATTGCTGAGAACATCATTACCGCCATCAACAAAAGCAGGAAAACTATTGTTATCTTATCACCAAATTTCATCCAATCCGATTGGTGTATGTATGAACTACATATTGCCAAAATGGAAGAGATTTACAAAAGGGACAATGAGGACGTCTTATTCTTGGTTTGTTATGAGGAAATTCCTGCGGAGAATATTCCGCTTTCCATCATGGACGTCATTCATCAAAAGTCGTACCTAGAGTTTCCTGATGATGAGTATGGTAACACCGTGTTCTGGGATAAACTTCATGAGGCTCTTTTCTAG